Proteins from one Sphingopyxis terrae subsp. terrae NBRC 15098 genomic window:
- the rpsT gene encoding 30S ribosomal protein S20, translating to MANTPQAKKRIRRNSARTLINKNRVSRIRTLVKKVENAVAAGDKAAATAALAAAQPEMARGVAKGVLHKNTVARKYSRLTKSVNAIA from the coding sequence ATGGCCAATACGCCGCAGGCAAAAAAGCGCATCCGTCGCAACAGCGCGCGCACGCTGATCAACAAGAATCGCGTGTCGCGCATCCGCACGCTCGTGAAGAAGGTCGAAAACGCGGTTGCCGCCGGCGACAAGGCCGCCGCGACTGCAGCGCTCGCAGCGGCGCAGCCCGAAATGGCGCGCGGCGTTGCCAAGGGCGTCCTCCACAAGAACACGGTTGCGCGCAAATATTCGCGCCTGACCAAGAGCGTGAACGCGATCGCCTGA
- the mutM gene encoding bifunctional DNA-formamidopyrimidine glycosylase/DNA-(apurinic or apyrimidinic site) lyase: MPELPEVETTVRGLAPFLEGQRLVTVSTFRPDLRRPFPADLAQRLTGATVTHLARRAKYGIVSTDRDDHMIFHLGMSGRWRTEGGEAGKHDHLLLETGAGHRLFLHDPRRFGSVDLVNGDPLAIFPAFVTLGPEPLSDNFDAAYLVRALAGRRAPIKAMLLDQTIVAGLGNIYVCEALNMARIAPTRPAADVSRAKLGTLVPAIKAVLAAAIAAGGSTLRDFLSPEGDLGYFAKDWRVYGREGERCECGGTIVRIVQSGRSTFYCPKCQR, encoded by the coding sequence ATGCCCGAGCTTCCCGAAGTCGAAACCACCGTGCGCGGCCTCGCGCCCTTTCTCGAGGGGCAGCGGCTCGTCACGGTCAGCACCTTCCGCCCCGATTTGCGGCGTCCCTTTCCCGCTGACCTTGCGCAGCGGCTGACCGGGGCGACGGTCACCCATCTCGCGCGGCGCGCCAAATATGGCATCGTCTCGACCGACCGCGACGACCATATGATCTTCCATCTCGGCATGTCGGGGCGGTGGCGCACCGAGGGCGGCGAGGCGGGCAAGCACGATCATCTGCTGCTCGAAACCGGCGCCGGACACCGCCTGTTTCTCCATGATCCGCGGCGGTTCGGGTCGGTCGATCTTGTGAATGGCGATCCGCTCGCGATCTTTCCCGCGTTCGTAACGCTGGGACCGGAGCCGCTGTCGGACAATTTCGACGCCGCCTATCTCGTGCGCGCGCTCGCCGGCCGCCGCGCGCCGATCAAGGCGATGCTGCTTGACCAGACGATCGTCGCGGGACTCGGCAACATCTATGTTTGCGAGGCGCTCAACATGGCGCGAATCGCGCCGACCCGCCCTGCGGCCGACGTCTCGCGGGCAAAGCTCGGCACGCTGGTACCGGCGATCAAGGCAGTGCTGGCGGCGGCGATTGCTGCGGGCGGTTCGACCTTGCGCGATTTCCTCAGTCCCGAAGGCGACCTCGGCTATTTTGCCAAGGATTGGCGCGTCTATGGCCGCGAGGGCGAGCGCTGCGAATGCGGCGGCACGATCGTGCGGATCGTCCAGTCGGGGCGGTCCACCTTCTATTGCCCCAAATGCCAGCGGTGA
- a CDS encoding class I SAM-dependent methyltransferase — protein MTTPDSVSFGYEQVPATAKTAMVGEVFSRVARKYDIMNDAMSGGMHRLWKDRFVRRVKPRAGEAILDMAGGTGDIAFRMEPSGASITVADINPDMLGVGMERAAERGIDTLVWSEQNAEKLSFPDQFFDAYTIAFGIRNVTDIPAALKEAHRVLRYGGRFFCLEFSTNEWPGFAQVYDAYSHHLVPKLGKLIADDEDSYRYLIESIRRFPPMPRFAQMIRDAGFTAVKVEPILGGLVAIHSGWKA, from the coding sequence ATGACCACCCCCGACTCCGTCAGCTTCGGCTATGAACAGGTCCCGGCGACCGCGAAGACCGCGATGGTCGGCGAGGTGTTCAGCCGCGTTGCGCGCAAATATGACATCATGAACGACGCGATGTCGGGCGGGATGCACCGGCTGTGGAAGGACCGTTTTGTCCGGCGCGTCAAGCCGCGCGCAGGCGAGGCGATCCTCGACATGGCGGGCGGCACCGGCGACATCGCCTTTCGCATGGAGCCGTCGGGCGCGAGCATCACGGTCGCCGATATCAATCCCGACATGCTGGGCGTCGGCATGGAACGCGCGGCGGAGCGCGGCATCGACACGCTGGTATGGTCCGAACAAAATGCCGAGAAGCTGAGCTTTCCCGACCAGTTTTTCGACGCCTATACGATCGCCTTCGGCATCCGCAACGTGACCGACATTCCCGCCGCGCTGAAAGAGGCGCACCGTGTTCTGCGCTATGGCGGGCGCTTCTTCTGCCTCGAATTTTCGACCAACGAATGGCCCGGCTTTGCGCAGGTCTATGACGCCTATTCGCACCATCTGGTGCCCAAGCTCGGCAAGCTGATCGCCGACGATGAAGACAGCTATCGCTATCTGATCGAATCGATCCGCCGCTTCCCGCCGATGCCGCGCTTTGCGCAGATGATTCGCGATGCGGGCTTTACCGCGGTGAAGGTCGAACCGATTTTGGGCGGACTGGTCGCGATCCATAGCGGGTGGAAGGCTTGA
- the ubiB gene encoding 2-polyprenylphenol 6-hydroxylase, translating to MTRPVTHIARLLKWGRILARHGALRGIETAPQTPPGVKRLCRIARLGTIQPKVPDYAAAFQAIGPAAVKLGQTLATRPDLVGEEAARNLLTLQDALAPVTFARIRAEIEATFEAPLESLYSEFDPEPVGSASIAQVHRAVTTEGRQVAVKVRRPGIDKQFARDIETYEWAAAHLEALGGEAARLRPRQVIANFRRWTLRELDLRREAASASELREAMAAEPTYEVPAIDWDRTASRVMTLDWIDGIKISHREALVAAGHDMEKLATNLVQAFLRQAIAEGFFHADMHQGNLFVKADGTIAAVDFGIMGRINRQARYWLAEILYGLTTGNYRRVAEIHFEAQYVPDYHSVEEFATALRAVGEPMRGKPVSELSVGQMLDGLFAITRDFDMQTQPHLLLLQKTMVMVEGVATMLNPRINMWDVSGPFVQGWIRDELGPEAALADGLREQGRTLALIPDIIRRLDAQLPKPGAAPPAPPLPDVRLMWEKGEKRTAWRYALTALAGAAAGAAILLALGG from the coding sequence TTGACCCGACCCGTCACCCATATTGCCCGCCTGCTGAAGTGGGGCCGCATCCTGGCGCGCCACGGTGCGCTGCGCGGGATCGAGACCGCGCCGCAGACGCCGCCAGGGGTCAAGCGGCTGTGCCGCATCGCGCGGCTCGGCACGATTCAGCCCAAGGTGCCCGATTATGCCGCCGCCTTCCAGGCGATCGGACCGGCGGCGGTCAAGCTGGGACAGACGCTCGCGACGCGTCCCGATCTCGTCGGCGAAGAGGCGGCGCGCAACCTGCTGACCCTGCAGGACGCGCTCGCGCCCGTGACCTTTGCCCGCATCCGTGCCGAGATCGAGGCGACGTTCGAGGCACCGCTCGAAAGCCTGTACAGCGAATTTGATCCCGAACCTGTCGGTTCGGCCTCGATCGCGCAGGTTCACCGCGCGGTGACCACCGAGGGCCGGCAGGTCGCGGTCAAGGTTCGCCGACCCGGCATCGACAAGCAGTTCGCGCGCGACATCGAAACCTATGAATGGGCCGCCGCGCACCTCGAGGCACTGGGCGGCGAAGCCGCACGGCTGCGGCCGCGGCAGGTGATCGCCAATTTCCGCCGCTGGACGCTGCGCGAGCTCGACCTGCGCCGCGAAGCCGCGTCGGCATCCGAACTGCGCGAGGCAATGGCGGCCGAGCCAACCTACGAAGTGCCCGCGATCGACTGGGACCGCACCGCGTCGCGCGTCATGACGCTCGACTGGATCGACGGGATCAAGATTTCGCACCGCGAAGCGCTGGTCGCGGCGGGGCACGACATGGAAAAGCTGGCGACCAATCTGGTCCAGGCCTTTCTGCGCCAGGCGATCGCCGAGGGGTTCTTCCACGCCGACATGCACCAGGGCAATTTGTTCGTGAAGGCCGACGGGACGATCGCGGCGGTCGATTTCGGCATCATGGGGCGGATCAACCGACAGGCGCGCTACTGGCTCGCCGAGATCCTCTATGGGCTGACCACCGGCAATTACCGCCGCGTCGCCGAGATTCATTTCGAGGCGCAATATGTCCCCGACTATCACAGCGTCGAGGAATTCGCGACGGCGCTGCGCGCGGTCGGCGAGCCGATGCGCGGCAAACCGGTGAGCGAGCTGTCGGTCGGGCAGATGCTCGACGGACTGTTCGCGATCACCCGCGACTTCGACATGCAGACCCAGCCGCATCTGCTGCTGCTGCAAAAGACGATGGTGATGGTCGAGGGCGTGGCCACGATGCTCAACCCGCGGATCAACATGTGGGATGTATCGGGACCGTTCGTGCAAGGATGGATTCGTGACGAACTGGGCCCCGAAGCCGCGCTGGCCGATGGGCTGCGCGAACAGGGGCGGACGCTGGCGCTGATCCCCGACATCATCCGCCGCCTCGACGCGCAATTGCCGAAGCCGGGCGCTGCTCCGCCCGCGCCGCCGCTCCCCGATGTCCGGCTGATGTGGGAAAAGGGCGAAAAGCGGACAGCATGGCGCTATGCGCTGACCGCGCTCGCCGGGGCGGCCGCAGGTGCTGCGATCCTCCTTGCGCTGGGCGGTTGA
- a CDS encoding glycosyltransferase family 2 protein, with translation MRTNRAVPLDRTEASSPDMHHETALADPIVSVDTLPLEVAVVVPTLNEAANVERLVEKLTNVLAGRGWEVLFVDDNSPDGTSDVVRRIARNSRHVRIVQRVGRRGLSSAVIEGVLATAAPVIAVMDGDLQHSEDALPRLIDAVASNDADIAVGTRYVDGGGVGEWSALRVSMSQFATKIGQIALRTKVSDPMSGFFAMRREAFDAALPRLSAIGFKILADILASSPTPLRVAEIPYQFRTREAGESKIGARVIAEYAELLAEKTIGRFVPVRLLKFLMVGGLGVIVHLSVLWALLTAGNSFMMAQTGAVVTAIAFNFFLNNSFTYADRKLKGWAVLGGLASFYAISAVGALANIGIGTWLAGQNERWWVAGVAGVLVGAIWNFAMSSALTWRK, from the coding sequence TTGAGGACCAACAGGGCGGTACCGCTCGATCGAACCGAGGCATCTTCACCCGATATGCACCACGAAACCGCCCTTGCCGACCCGATCGTGTCGGTTGACACCCTCCCGCTCGAAGTCGCGGTCGTCGTCCCGACGCTCAACGAGGCCGCCAATGTCGAGCGGCTAGTCGAGAAGCTGACGAACGTCCTTGCCGGTCGCGGCTGGGAAGTGCTGTTCGTCGACGATAATTCGCCCGACGGTACCAGCGACGTCGTGCGCCGCATTGCCCGCAACTCGCGCCACGTCCGCATCGTTCAGCGCGTCGGCCGCCGCGGCCTGTCGTCAGCGGTGATCGAAGGGGTGCTGGCGACGGCCGCTCCGGTGATCGCGGTGATGGACGGCGATCTTCAGCACAGCGAAGACGCGCTGCCGCGCCTGATCGACGCGGTGGCCTCGAACGACGCCGACATCGCCGTCGGCACCCGCTACGTCGATGGCGGCGGCGTCGGCGAATGGAGCGCGCTGCGCGTGTCGATGAGCCAGTTTGCGACAAAAATCGGCCAGATCGCGCTGCGCACCAAGGTGAGCGATCCGATGAGCGGCTTTTTCGCGATGCGCCGCGAAGCCTTCGACGCGGCGCTGCCACGCCTGTCGGCGATCGGCTTCAAGATACTGGCCGACATATTGGCGTCGTCGCCGACGCCGCTGCGCGTCGCCGAAATTCCCTATCAATTCCGCACCCGCGAAGCGGGCGAGAGCAAGATCGGCGCGCGCGTCATCGCCGAATATGCCGAACTGCTCGCCGAAAAGACGATCGGCCGCTTCGTGCCGGTCCGGCTGCTCAAATTCCTGATGGTCGGCGGACTGGGCGTCATCGTCCACCTGTCGGTGCTGTGGGCGCTGCTGACCGCCGGCAACAGTTTCATGATGGCGCAGACCGGAGCGGTCGTGACCGCGATCGCGTTCAATTTCTTCCTCAACAACAGCTTCACCTACGCCGACCGCAAGCTCAAGGGCTGGGCGGTGCTGGGCGGACTGGCGAGCTTCTATGCGATCTCGGCGGTCGGCGCGCTCGCCAATATCGGCATCGGCACCTGGCTCGCCGGGCAGAATGAGCGTTGGTGGGTCGCGGGCGTCGCCGGGGTCTTGGTAGGCGCGATCTGGAATTTCGCCATGTCTTCGGCGCTGACGTGGCGCAAATAG
- the coaBC gene encoding bifunctional phosphopantothenoylcysteine decarboxylase/phosphopantothenate--cysteine ligase CoaBC: MTHRRILLIIGGGIAAYKAIELVRLLRKAGHSVRCVLTRAGEQFVTPLTLAALSENKVYTYLFDLKDEVEMGHIQLSREADLVVVAPATADLLAKMAGGIADDLATTLLLATDKPVLAAPAMNVRMWLHPATQRNVATLRGDGVTVMEPDAGEMACGEYGPGRLPEPEAIKAAVEAALVQGTVVRPLGGQPDFAPSRHRPLFGRRILVTAGPTHEPIDPVRYIANRSSGKQGFAIAAAAAEAGAEVLLVAGPVPLPTPPGVIRVDVETAREMAAEVEAGLPVDAAIMVAAVADWRAADISAQKIKKDGSGEVPPLALAENPDILASVAKSAKRPPLLVGFAAETNDVITHAQAKLARKGCDLIVANDVSADPMGGETNRVHIVSRAGVESWDRLPKEAVARKLMEKIAYELDTRVPLADD, from the coding sequence ATGACCCATCGGCGTATCCTTCTGATCATCGGCGGCGGCATCGCCGCCTACAAGGCCATCGAGCTGGTGCGCCTGCTCCGCAAAGCCGGCCATAGCGTACGCTGCGTGCTGACGCGCGCGGGCGAGCAGTTCGTCACGCCGCTGACGCTCGCGGCCCTCTCTGAAAATAAAGTATATACATATCTTTTCGACCTGAAGGACGAGGTCGAGATGGGGCATATCCAGCTTTCACGCGAAGCCGACCTGGTCGTCGTTGCCCCCGCGACCGCTGACCTGCTGGCAAAGATGGCGGGGGGCATCGCCGACGATCTGGCGACAACCTTGCTGCTCGCGACCGACAAGCCAGTGCTCGCGGCGCCGGCTATGAACGTACGCATGTGGCTGCACCCCGCGACGCAGCGCAATGTCGCGACGCTGCGCGGCGACGGGGTGACGGTGATGGAGCCCGACGCGGGCGAAATGGCGTGCGGCGAATATGGCCCCGGCCGCTTGCCCGAGCCCGAAGCAATCAAGGCGGCGGTCGAGGCGGCGCTGGTGCAAGGCACGGTTGTCCGACCGCTCGGCGGCCAGCCCGATTTCGCGCCGTCGCGCCACCGCCCGCTCTTTGGCCGACGCATCCTCGTCACCGCGGGACCGACCCACGAACCGATCGATCCCGTCCGCTACATCGCCAACCGGTCGAGCGGCAAGCAGGGCTTCGCGATCGCCGCAGCCGCCGCCGAAGCGGGCGCGGAGGTGCTGCTGGTCGCGGGACCGGTACCGCTGCCGACGCCGCCGGGCGTGATTCGCGTCGATGTCGAAACCGCGCGCGAAATGGCGGCCGAGGTCGAGGCGGGACTGCCCGTCGACGCCGCGATCATGGTCGCCGCAGTTGCCGACTGGCGCGCCGCCGACATATCGGCGCAGAAGATCAAGAAGGACGGCAGCGGCGAGGTGCCACCGCTCGCCCTGGCAGAAAATCCCGACATTCTGGCGAGCGTCGCGAAGAGCGCCAAGCGCCCGCCGCTGCTCGTCGGCTTCGCCGCCGAAACCAACGACGTGATCACCCATGCTCAGGCAAAGCTCGCCCGTAAGGGCTGCGACCTGATCGTCGCCAACGATGTGTCGGCGGACCCGATGGGCGGCGAGACGAACCGCGTTCATATCGTCAGCAGGGCTGGCGTCGAGAGTTGGGACCGGCTGCCCAAGGAAGCCGTCGCCCGCAAATTGATGGAAAAAATCGCCTATGAACTCGATACCCGCGTCCCGCTTGCCGATGATTGA
- a CDS encoding HesA/MoeB/ThiF family protein has translation MLSDAELDRYARQIILPQFGGAGQAKLKAAHVALIGAGGIGCPAITYLAAAGVGRLTIIDDDRVELSNLQRQPLFTDADIGRPKAVVAADAARRINPHVEAVAVEARLDTGNAEALLTDARLILDGCDNFATRLAVNRAAVAREIPLLSAAIGAFEGQIALYEGWRGDSPCYACLVGDDPDRPGINCAEAGVMGALAGMVGTMAALEAVRALTGWGQPLTGRLAILDMLDRRWREVGVAKEPTCPICSA, from the coding sequence TTGCTCAGCGACGCCGAACTCGACCGCTATGCGCGCCAGATCATCCTGCCGCAGTTCGGCGGCGCGGGGCAGGCGAAGCTCAAGGCGGCGCATGTCGCGCTGATCGGCGCGGGCGGGATCGGCTGTCCGGCGATCACCTATCTGGCGGCAGCGGGGGTCGGCAGGCTGACGATCATCGACGATGATCGCGTCGAACTTTCCAATCTGCAGCGTCAGCCGCTGTTTACCGATGCCGACATCGGCCGTCCCAAGGCGGTCGTCGCGGCAGACGCCGCGCGGCGCATCAACCCCCATGTCGAAGCGGTGGCGGTCGAGGCGCGGCTCGATACGGGCAATGCCGAAGCGCTGCTGACCGATGCGAGGCTGATCCTAGACGGTTGCGACAATTTCGCCACCCGCCTCGCGGTCAACCGCGCGGCGGTCGCGCGCGAGATTCCGCTGCTCAGCGCCGCCATCGGCGCGTTCGAGGGACAGATCGCGCTCTATGAAGGCTGGCGCGGCGACAGCCCCTGCTACGCCTGTCTGGTCGGGGACGATCCCGACCGACCCGGCATCAACTGTGCCGAAGCGGGCGTGATGGGCGCGCTCGCCGGAATGGTCGGAACGATGGCCGCGCTCGAAGCGGTGCGCGCGCTGACCGGCTGGGGCCAGCCGCTGACCGGCCGCCTCGCCATCCTCGACATGCTCGATCGCCGCTGGCGCGAGGTCGGTGTCGCAAAGGAGCCGACATGTCCGATATGCAGCGCCTGA
- a CDS encoding DsrE family protein, whose protein sequence is MSDMQRLSIIVASCDGARFYAALETGIAAAALGRPARLFLQGEAAALLRTPVTFAGDGAREAVGQPGLAALIAEAMAMDVDLFVCQSGIALAGMTANDLVPQVRAAGLVSFLADARADDRLLVY, encoded by the coding sequence ATGTCCGATATGCAGCGCCTGAGCATCATCGTCGCGAGCTGTGACGGTGCGCGCTTCTATGCCGCGCTGGAGACAGGGATTGCTGCCGCGGCGCTCGGCCGCCCGGCCCGGCTGTTCCTGCAGGGCGAGGCGGCGGCGCTGCTGCGCACGCCCGTCACCTTTGCCGGCGACGGTGCGCGCGAGGCGGTTGGTCAGCCGGGGCTTGCCGCATTGATCGCCGAGGCGATGGCGATGGATGTTGACCTGTTCGTCTGTCAGTCGGGTATCGCGCTCGCGGGCATGACGGCGAACGACCTGGTGCCGCAGGTGCGCGCCGCCGGCCTCGTCAGCTTCCTTGCCGACGCCCGCGCCGACGACAGGCTGCTGGTCTATTAG